The following nucleotide sequence is from Mangifera indica cultivar Alphonso chromosome 1, CATAS_Mindica_2.1, whole genome shotgun sequence.
TGAATGAGAAATATGACTAAACAACGGTCTCCTCCATTTCCCTTTTCAGCCTTTTTCATCTACTTCTCTTGTACTTTTCCTTGCTCTGTAATCTCAGGCCTCCAATTATTTCCTCCTACCAATATATAAAAACTTGGAGCTCTGTCTTGGCCCGTATTAGGTTAGTCCTTTTCAATAACAAGTTTGCCCTCCAATTTATGCTTATGTGTTCTTTTATTAACatatagtttaaaaactaatcaacCCAACTTAGGGAACAGTTTAGAGTTGTCATAAATCATATATTCTAATGCTTGAAGCAATTAATATCAGAACCCTACCACGTTCAGAGAAACATTTCTAAAGCACTATTTGGATACGTGTGCTCTAAGAATCCATCAATTATTTAAACAGATAATATCAAACCATTGTGATTATCTTAAATTACATGACAGACAGACGTTAAGTTTTTTGTCTTTCTCTCCCTCAATAATGGAGCTCTTGCATTGCCTACACTCAAAGTGCTTAAGAAATTAACACATATATTATCTTGTAAAAGTAGTTCAATGTACACCTGTAAATCCCAAAAGTACTTTACCCAGTCAAatgtgaaaaagaaaggcaaaccCATCTATAAATGTCAGTATATTTTAACATAAGAGGCTTCTGCATGTTTCATGTGCCCAAATATGTCCAGATTATTAGGTGTGGAGCCAAAGTTGAGCATCTTCCCTTCATTTTTAATCAAAGACAGGATCTGAATTTTGAAAGATGGGATTCCTTCTCATAGCCTTTTTCTGTACAACTTGCTTACACTTATAACGATGAAAAACCATTAAAGAAATAAGTTGTCCAATGGCATTCATCCTCTGTTATTCGTACAAGTAAATAATTCTGCTCCGTCAACATGGCATCTTTCTGGGAAGTTCTGGATTAGCACAGATCAAACCAGAAAGATAAACTTGAAGGGTAAATTTCCAGTGACCATTTGACCACCAATTCATTAGAAAAATTGCTATAAATTTCAGGAAATGTTGTTTCAAACAAGTTAAGTCCTTTAATCTTTGGTCAAAACTTGGGAATGTCTCCGAGATATGCCATTTATTCAGGAGGACAAAACTGAAAATTCTTAGAGAAACAGTCGAGGATgtaaaaaaaaccatttttttaattttgtattttgaaaacGTTTGGTTTATGGTTGCTTCCAGGTACTTTCTCAAccacttataaaatttatttttgttacagTAAAGAAAACCACCAAACATGTTGTCTAGTCCTGtaagtaaatattaaaataataatttaatttaagaaattgaaAACTACTCAACGGTTTGCCTATTTAAGCCCATCTCTGCCTTCATTGTTCTTCCCcctctcctcttcttcttcctctacAGCTTGGCAGTATTTTCTGTGTCTCTTTCTCCACGACTCCTTTTCATTGCTCAAGTATCATAATCTTGGTGGGTTAACTCCCTCAACCTTGTTCTTCTtgatattattttcctttttttccctCTCCATCTTTGTTATTCTTCCAAGTTTCCTAAAGCTTTTGATCATCTATGCATTTCCGAGTTCTTAAGGATGGAAATGTTTATTGGGTTGAAGATTCGGTTTAAGAGCAAAgatcaaaatttgaagctaaTTTGGTTATAAAAATGCTCCCTTTTTTATAAACCTTTCTGGCAAATCTTGACAATCATCATTTAAGTCACCTCCATACCATTTCAGATGTGTTTTTCTATTAGATTATAACTTATTAAGTGCTTTATATTTCTTTTCGAATTCTAGATTCTTAAAGAGAAGCACCGCAGAAAGCTCTCTGtattatacattaattttatagTCTGGTGACCTTAAGACTTTTCTCTGTTGTATTTTATTCACAgttgattttcttataattagGTCAgacttttaagttttatttgttGTTGTGGTTGAGCTTTGTCAACTTATGAACATAATAACTTGTCCCAAATACTTGGGATTTCGGCCACAGATTGTCCACTCATTAAGACCTCCACGTCTCTTCTTGCGATGCCAACTTTGAGTCGTATTTGCCTTAATTAATTTACAGGCCATGAAAAAACATTATAGTTCGAGAAATAAAGTAAATTTTGATGTTGACTTGGGTGGTTTCAAGCTGTGTTGGCGTGTTGTGCTAACATTCTTAATCGTTTGATGAAGGTGTTCAGAATCAACATGGAGTACGAAAGCCGCTATGGATTGACCCAGATGACAAAATATGATTGCCTTCTATTTGGTAAACACTTTCCTGTAACAACACATTTGACAAGAAACTTAATCTCTtgtagagaaaaaataaaatagttatcattttttaaattgcagATCTAGATGACACTCTTTATCCATATAGTGCTGGTATTTCAGCAGCAACGGGCAAGAACATCCAAGGTAAATATTCCTGAGCTTCTATTTTTGTGTGCTctagttttatattttgtcaatatttaatgttgattatAATGCTAAGGTAAACGGCTTTTTGCAGATTTTATGGTTGAAAAACTTGGCGTTGATAGGAGTGAAATTACCGAATTGGGTAATCTTCTGTACAAGCATTATGGGACAACAATGGCTGGCCTCAGGGTATGTACGGCTTTGAATTACTTTCCAACTTCCTTTTTGTTGTTAATGGTCAAAACAAAAGCATATTGATTGACGGGTTTCTCCGGTGCAGGCAATTGGCTATGACTTTGACTATGATGAGTACCACAGGTATTCTTTTCTTTACAGTTTTACAGAAGGGTGttcatattttccaaattttatcaGCGCTTAATTGTGATCAACGTTTTACTTGTATATGAACAGTTTTGTTCATGGAAGATTGCCCTACGAAAACATAAAACCAGATCCTGTGCTTCGAAGTCTCTTGTTGAGCCTTCATATTAGGAAAATTGTAAGCATTTTATTGCCAAATTAGAAAATTAGTAATTGGCAGGCATGCACTCTGAATCTAACAATCTGTTTAATTCTTGTGAATTAGATCTTCACCAATGCGGACAGGGTCCATGCTGTTAAAGCTCTTAACAGGCTTGGAATAGAGGACTGTTTTGAAGGAATTATCTGTTTTGAAACTCTGAATCCCACTCACAAGAGCAATGTTTCTGATGATGAGGATGACATTGCTTTTGTGGGATCAGCTGCAGCTACCACTACTAGTAGTACTAATGGCTCTGGAATCTTTGACATCATTGGGCATTTTGCACAACCCAACCCAAGCCTGTTGGGTTTGCCGAAGACTCCAATTGTATGCAAACCATCTGAGGTTGCCATTGAAGAAGCCCTCAAGATTGCCAACATCAACCCTCAGAGAACAGTAAGAAATATACAATCTTTTACTTTACATGTCTAACCAatcaaattgttattatttcagCTTGCTGATAATTTCATGACTGTATTTTGTTGCATCAGCTATTCTTCGAAGATAGCGTCCGCAACATACAGGCGGGCAAGCGTGTAGGGCTTCACACAGTCAGGGCAAGTCTTTAGTACCACATAATACTACTTCAGGGACATTCCATTTTGTTAATTAAGTACATAATCTGATGCCATGGTTATTTTATAATGTGTTCAGATTGGAAGTTCCCAGAGAGTTAAAGGAGCAGACTATGCATTGGAGAGCATTCACTATATCAAGGAAGCAATACCAGAGCTCTGGGAGGCTGATATGAAATCAGAAGTCGGTTACTCCGGCAAGGTTCCTGTGGAGACACCTGTGACAGCTTAGATTCATCGTATTAgtataaaaaatcaatcatgATCTGGGGTCTATAGCGTCCCCATTCCTGTCCCCCGTTCCCTATCATATGTGCAAGTGATGTAGATGTTTTGTTGAGAtcataaatgagaaaaaagaagcACCTGCTCATTATTTTGGATGGCTTTGTCACTGGTGTCACAGTCCATTTTacaatcatatataaatttcttGAAGGGCCGTGCTAATCACGAtgttcatataaaatatacaaaattagatataatacaATCCATTCTTatagtataatattatatttcccAGATCTATCTGCAGATTTGGTGCATGAAACAGTGCAGGAACAAGacttatttattaatctatCAAGTACTTATTAGGCGAAGCTAACTAATTAGGCTTTTGAGTCCCCACCATTTTCATCACAATTTCTGTTGGATGGCCCATGAATTGCATGCAGCCAAAAAATATATTGGTTGACAGCAAGCAAGCTCATTTAGGAAAGCACCATTACTTTCTTCTCTTTCTGCAACACTGGCATTGCATCTAAATTTCCATAAATGTAATGAGTCAAGTTGGAATAGAAGGTACAAAAACAGTACCAATAATATACTCTTCAGGATGTGTTTCGCCTACCAAACTCTGCACATGTTTGCACACAGACTTGCAGCTAGCTGTAGCTGGCCATGGTGACTTTACTGAGAAATTGATTTGTTATCTACTTTGTTTGTTTCATTAGCTGTGAGAGATCATCCCTTATAAAGTATCTGATCCTGTGGATGGATTAATTTTGGAGATGGgttcaattaatttttcttgCAGAAATGCTACAAAGCAATTCAAACCCATTAGTCAATTTCATAAAACTATgggcatatatattttttatataaaatttatatacataaatgatgcatatcatcatataattgaataattttaaattaaaaataaaataacatacaatcgtttgatgatacatcatctacgtattcaaattgtatatcaaaaatatgtatacatagtattactttaattgattacatgatgacatattatctgaATACTGAATTGAATGTTCAAAACTGATTACATATAGTAACATTTTGGAAGCAAACCAGGGGCTAAGTGTGCTTTTTCAACACTTGTTAATGGGAAattttaagtgttgagtatgaagTGTGGAAACTCTTTCCATCCTTTTTATGTAGGGAcggaaacataaaatataaaaaaaaaatcctaataaaaaatgtaatttgtggCTCATCCTCAACATAACCTAAGGCTAAGAATTTGTCAATTTCTAATCATTTGATATGTTTTAATGTtgttaaagaattaaaatatacaaCTAAAACCTTAGAAAGTCAATAATGGAGTTTGAGTCATAGAATCATTCCATAATATTGCTGCATGATATCCAGAGAGATTGAAAATTGACAGAATATTGTACGGAAAGATTTCATCTTGACTCGAATCGAGCTTGAaaacaatttaaacttaaactgaTTCTATAATACTCAGTTCAAAatgttacataattttatagtaaaactatcgatcaaataaataatattatcaaaatattatattattaaataaataaaataaataaattcgaatcaaaccaatttaaattatttttatatattcaaaatgtgcACATATAAAATTACTCATTCAAATATAAACAGAGCCCAGCGATCAGCTCTGCAGCATCTTCCCCAGTTTTCAGTCCATGAACTGATCCAAAAATTGGGTTGGTCCACTGACAACTATTTTTATGGGTTTACAGCTAGACCTCAAGGTCTAGCACTTGAAACTGGGCTTTTGCCCATGTCCAATTGTCATGGCTCTCCAACAAAACCAATATGGATATAAACTTAAATCgcataaaatttagatattctGTAAGTTTTGAGTAAAATATGTTAGCAAGgtaatgcaaaaaataatataaaatattaattttattttaattcaaatttaaaattttattttaaaaattttaatattttatcaattttattaatttttaaaatttataaatataaaaattgctCGTGTTTAAGTTTTGCTGCGTAATGAAACGGAGTTTAGAGCAAAAGCGCGTGGGAACAATGGGAGTACGACAGAACTGTGAATGTAGATAAGATAAGGTAATCGATTCGAACAGATGATAAAAATGCTGAACGGCTAGAAAATTAAAGCCGCTTCGCGACTCCCCTTGCTACGGTGACCGACGGCCGGATGGAAATATTTCCCACCAATTAGTTTTGATCAATGAATACGGTTACACGTGTCCCATTTATATCCTCATCATCAATACGGGTTGGTGAATGCGCTAGTAAATGTAATCCGGTGGCATCATCAATGCCAGTCCTTAAAAGTCTTTCGTTTCCAGAATCTTCTTCTGTCGCATTTCACTCTCGCTATTTTATATCCTCATTTGTTACCAAGAGAAGCAGAAAGTGTTGTTCTAGGAGTGCGGGAGCGGTGACAGTAGTATCGATGGCTGATTTTTCTAAGAGTACTGTTCTTGTTACTGGCGCTGGCGGGAGAACTGGTATTTTTCGTCTCccctttttaactttgataagCTAAACGAATATGTTGAATTAGAATcttgagtatgatttttttttttttcaaaatataattgtGGATTATCTGAATTATGATTTTGCTGATCAtgggatatatattttttattttaggatttttagaTTGAGCATATCAACGTAATCGTAAATGCGTACCCAAATGAAATGTCATTCATTtggtgttgttttatctttactCAGAATTACTCAATTGTATAATAACATATGatctatttattcatttgaGTACTCAAAAGAAGCATACatagatttattattttagatctcaaggtttagggttttttttttcttttctaatttttgtttggTATTGGATTGAGCGATCTATGTTTTTTAGCATTTGGTAtgaatttcaaaacttatttgGACATGGGATTTTTTCAACtcttatttgattataaattacTGCTTTCTGTTTCGTAAAAATGAAAAGGATTCATTTTGTGCACATTTTACAATCCCTTAGAATTGAATATGTGTTTTGTGATTAACAGCTCCTGATGAAAAACAATATGCCATCGATTTTTATAAGATGATTGAATGGTTATCTGATGCTTTATGCCTGTTATTACATGAACTTTTGTTGTTGTATATTTACTTTAATTGAAATGCAAGTTTGAAgtacttaatatattttttatatgactGCTCTTTGCCAGCTCCGGAGAAGTGATAGAAGTTATGCATTTCTCTTTGGTATTTTTGACAATGAGATGGATtgttgatttttcttatttcttgttTGTTGGTATTCTTGGTTGTGGCAGGTCAAATAGTATATAAGAAACTTAAGGAGAGGTCAGACCACTACGTTGCTAGAGGTCTAGTGAGGACTGAGGAGAGCAAGGGAAAGATTGGTGGGGCAGATGATGTTTTTGTTGGGGATATCAGGGAAGTTGATAGCATCATTCCTGCAATCCAAGCCATTGATGCTCTAGTAATTCTTACAAGTGCTGTACCAAAGATGAAACCTGATTTTGATCCAAGCAAAGGTGGGAGGCCTGAGTTCTATTTTGAAGATGGAGCTTATCCTGAACAGGTAATATTTAAGCATTTTCTAGTTGATGCATTTTCTATTACTTGTTTCTTATGTTTTCTGTAGCATTTTTGCATCTTAGGTTGATTGGATTGGTCAGAAAAATCAAATAGATGCTGGTGAGTATCTATGTTCTTTCCTATCATTCAATTACAATTTTTCTCAAAGATAATACATGTGTTAGTGTTGCTGACACATTTCTTATGAACAGCTAAGGCTGCGGGAGTGAAGCAAATTGTGTTGGTTGGGTCTATGGGAGGAACAAACCCTAATCATCCCTTGAACAGTTTGGGAAACGGAAATATATTGGtctgtaatatttttttgtatgcttttttgtttatttcccATTCCCGCTTGATTGGTCTTGTTTCTTTGTGAAATTAGTTTGCATTTTATGTTcagtatttgtttttttctttcctttgcaTCAACAATCATCTGTTAACATCTTTTCATTTTCCCCTTGTCTTTACAGCATAAGAGTTAACACATTTAAGACAAACTTTATTGTCTTCTGCATATTGCAGGTTTGGAAAAGAAAG
It contains:
- the LOC123217895 gene encoding uncharacterized protein LOC123217895, giving the protein MEYESRYGLTQMTKYDCLLFDLDDTLYPYSAGISAATGKNIQDFMVEKLGVDRSEITELGNLLYKHYGTTMAGLRAIGYDFDYDEYHSFVHGRLPYENIKPDPVLRSLLLSLHIRKIIFTNADRVHAVKALNRLGIEDCFEGIICFETLNPTHKSNVSDDEDDIAFVGSAAATTTSSTNGSGIFDIIGHFAQPNPSLLGLPKTPIVCKPSEVAIEEALKIANINPQRTLFFEDSVRNIQAGKRVGLHTVRIGSSQRVKGADYALESIHYIKEAIPELWEADMKSEVGYSGKVPVETPVTA
- the LOC123217887 gene encoding uncharacterized protein At5g02240 — translated: MNTVTRVPFISSSSIRVGECASKCNPVASSMPVLKSLSFPESSSVAFHSRYFISSFVTKRSRKCCSRSAGAVTVVSMADFSKSTVLVTGAGGRTGQIVYKKLKERSDHYVARGLVRTEESKGKIGGADDVFVGDIREVDSIIPAIQAIDALVILTSAVPKMKPDFDPSKGGRPEFYFEDGAYPEQVDWIGQKNQIDAAKAAGVKQIVLVGSMGGTNPNHPLNSLGNGNILVWKRKAEQYLADSGIPYTIIRAGGLQDKEGGIRELIVSKDDELLQTETRTITRADVAEVCIQALQFEEAKFKAFDLASKPEGTGTPTKDFKALFSQVTARF